One Prolixibacteraceae bacterium DNA segment encodes these proteins:
- a CDS encoding glycosyltransferase family 4 protein: MKPKRIVIIGPAWPYRGGIATTNERFAKEFEAEGHQVKLVTFTLQYPSILFPGSSQYATCETPSLDIERSINSINPISWIKTGKSVATFNPDIVIIRYWIPFLSPAFGTIARIIKTKSNAKVLLLADNIIPHEKRFFDNILTKYTVKHIDGFLTMSSSVLKQLEQFDQTKPRKLSVHPLFDNYGEKVRREESIKKLGLNPQYRYILFFGFIRDYKGLDLLIEAFSYITDLDPNIRLLIAGEYYSKPDKYLSLIKSHNLQKKVELHTHFIGEDQVKYYFNAADIVAQPYRSATQSGVTQIAYHFEIPMLVTDVGGLSEIVPDKKVGYVVPTDPKDIANALSDFYLNNRFTSFVDNIKVEKKRYSWDKLTQACYDVCQEITSREV, encoded by the coding sequence ATGAAACCAAAGAGAATAGTAATCATTGGTCCAGCGTGGCCATATAGAGGCGGTATTGCTACAACCAATGAACGCTTTGCAAAAGAGTTTGAAGCTGAGGGGCACCAAGTTAAATTGGTTACATTTACTCTTCAGTATCCTTCTATTCTATTCCCTGGTAGCAGTCAATATGCGACATGCGAAACCCCTTCATTAGATATTGAGAGAAGTATCAATTCGATCAATCCTATTTCTTGGATAAAAACAGGTAAAAGTGTAGCAACTTTTAATCCTGATATTGTAATTATACGTTATTGGATTCCGTTTCTATCACCTGCATTTGGTACGATAGCACGTATTATAAAGACAAAAAGCAATGCCAAAGTACTATTGCTTGCAGATAATATAATACCACATGAGAAACGTTTTTTTGACAATATTCTGACAAAATACACTGTAAAACATATCGATGGTTTTCTTACCATGTCATCTAGTGTTCTCAAACAGTTGGAACAATTTGACCAAACAAAACCTAGAAAGTTATCTGTACACCCTTTATTTGATAATTATGGAGAAAAAGTGCGAAGAGAGGAGTCTATTAAAAAATTAGGGTTAAACCCCCAATATAGATATATCCTTTTTTTTGGTTTTATACGCGATTATAAGGGACTAGACTTACTAATAGAGGCTTTCAGTTATATCACAGATCTTGATCCCAATATTAGACTATTAATTGCAGGAGAGTACTATTCTAAACCAGACAAATACCTTTCACTAATAAAATCACACAATTTGCAAAAAAAAGTAGAGTTACATACCCATTTTATTGGAGAAGATCAGGTGAAATATTATTTTAACGCAGCAGATATTGTGGCACAGCCATACAGGTCAGCCACTCAAAGTGGTGTAACACAAATTGCATATCATTTTGAAATACCAATGTTAGTAACAGATGTGGGGGGGTTATCTGAAATTGTTCCTGACAAAAAAGTTGGTTATGTTGTTCCTACAGATCCAAAAGATATTGCAAACGCATTAAGTGACTTTTATTTAAACAATCGCTTTACATCCTTTGTAGATAATATAAAGGTAGAAAAGAAACGATACAGTTGGGATAAGTTGACTCAGGCATGTTATGATGTATGTCAAGAAATTACCTCTCGAGAAGTATAA
- a CDS encoding outer membrane beta-barrel protein — protein MKFINQIISIVVLLLLTFPVSSKPSKIVIRGVVFCEKEPIPFASVALYSVNKAELLGGAISDETGKYNIQTSYHKGYVLVISSIGYQKREIVIEKITPIINQAIQLKRTVTDLGEVQVKASAIQNKIDRDVITVTKQMRQGAPTTSYLLRKSPGIDVDYVNESITVDGNSNVLLMVDGSRIDARYIKNLPSKRIEKMEIFREANGRYAMEGYNAVINIILKKNYRGFSSNIEDTEVFSTNDNNGSHFKYFSTQNIQADYTQDKLLVYATGVRYDQSSYDTMGDQFVFGRKKIISMNSDSKNYNQNNNVGFLTGKVGFDYKLSSKQTLGVQYSYNSKPDDDNIKTSDYTRSVYDDLEDKTPSSSYKMFDEIKNKENSHSFQTILKTELSDRSKLNIEGYYNLSNSINTTTFINSNQNTGTNQKIDKRSDYLKTVIEYDHKIGKKGNLALGYNYIWKLLNDSVNSSFLSNTGLPVNVSDYSSTVTVYDRKEMYHRVYGNLNFPLSKKLVAGFGYGVEWNKLGDVNSYQVQHLPYARVMYKPNTKLSFVLNYKVNTHNPYRSQTLDYKRPVDEYEAYLGNADLEGYSTHRVDLAISMFGNKLRITPYYSNSKGTITQWGLGLEEVDGQKRYVYSYINADKYDRMGVVFSSNIRFTKKLNFSIMGSYNHYKIGYQDITKEEDALVYRAQLVYSLRKYGLVFGAIYKNNLQKEPLLMGYSMKGNDHLACLVMKNWRKSGLFLMAYYGIPAEGDLFDYSIDNKWIDDRPDIHYQRKHSMSTAVLKGIGMVKIGWRFNKGKTHKKMKRQDLEEKKEITNSTVF, from the coding sequence ATGAAGTTTATAAACCAAATAATTTCAATCGTAGTATTACTACTTCTAACTTTTCCTGTATCCTCTAAACCATCTAAGATCGTTATCAGAGGTGTTGTTTTCTGCGAAAAAGAACCTATCCCTTTTGCATCTGTTGCATTATATTCTGTGAATAAAGCTGAACTGCTTGGTGGTGCTATTTCTGATGAGACTGGAAAGTATAATATTCAAACATCTTATCATAAAGGGTATGTACTTGTTATCAGTTCCATTGGTTATCAAAAAAGAGAGATTGTAATAGAAAAAATTACTCCTATTATTAATCAAGCAATTCAATTGAAACGTACTGTTACAGATCTTGGTGAAGTACAGGTGAAGGCAAGTGCGATACAAAATAAAATTGATCGCGATGTGATTACTGTTACCAAGCAGATGAGGCAAGGAGCTCCTACGACAAGTTATCTTTTGCGTAAGAGTCCAGGGATTGACGTTGACTACGTAAATGAATCGATAACAGTTGATGGAAATAGTAATGTGCTTTTGATGGTAGATGGGAGTCGGATAGATGCCCGTTATATAAAGAACTTACCATCAAAAAGAATTGAAAAAATGGAGATCTTTAGAGAGGCAAATGGACGTTATGCAATGGAAGGGTACAATGCGGTGATTAATATAATTCTTAAAAAGAATTATAGGGGTTTTTCCTCTAATATTGAAGATACTGAAGTGTTCTCTACCAACGACAATAATGGATCGCATTTTAAATACTTCTCTACACAAAATATACAAGCGGACTATACACAGGATAAGCTTTTAGTCTATGCTACTGGTGTTCGTTATGATCAATCATCTTATGATACGATGGGGGATCAATTTGTCTTTGGTCGGAAAAAGATTATCAGTATGAACTCTGATTCAAAGAACTATAACCAAAATAACAATGTGGGATTTCTTACTGGTAAAGTAGGATTTGACTATAAATTGTCTTCTAAACAAACATTGGGTGTACAATACAGTTACAACTCCAAACCAGATGATGATAATATCAAAACCTCTGATTATACTAGATCTGTCTATGATGATTTAGAAGATAAAACACCCTCTAGTTCTTATAAAATGTTTGATGAGATTAAGAATAAAGAGAATAGTCATTCATTCCAAACAATTTTGAAGACAGAGTTATCAGATCGTTCTAAATTGAATATTGAAGGCTATTATAACTTATCAAATTCGATTAACACCACCACTTTCATTAATTCGAATCAGAATACAGGGACCAATCAAAAGATCGACAAAAGATCTGATTATTTAAAAACTGTTATAGAGTATGACCATAAAATTGGTAAGAAAGGAAATCTTGCTCTTGGTTATAATTATATTTGGAAGCTTCTGAATGATTCTGTGAACTCCTCTTTTTTATCCAATACAGGACTCCCTGTGAATGTATCCGATTATAGTTCGACTGTTACGGTTTATGATAGAAAAGAGATGTATCATCGCGTTTATGGAAACTTAAATTTTCCTTTGAGTAAAAAATTAGTTGCAGGATTCGGTTATGGGGTAGAATGGAATAAATTAGGAGACGTGAACTCTTATCAAGTTCAGCATCTTCCATATGCTCGAGTAATGTATAAACCAAACACAAAATTATCTTTTGTATTAAACTACAAGGTTAATACTCATAATCCATACCGTTCACAAACCTTAGACTATAAACGTCCTGTTGATGAGTATGAAGCTTATCTAGGAAATGCAGACCTCGAAGGTTATAGTACACACCGTGTAGATCTAGCAATTAGTATGTTTGGTAATAAACTACGAATCACCCCATACTATAGTAATAGCAAAGGAACAATTACCCAATGGGGACTAGGGTTAGAAGAAGTAGATGGTCAGAAAAGATATGTCTACAGCTATATAAATGCGGATAAGTATGATCGTATGGGGGTGGTATTTTCATCTAATATTAGGTTTACGAAGAAGTTAAACTTTAGCATTATGGGTAGTTATAATCACTACAAGATAGGATATCAAGATATCACTAAGGAAGAAGATGCTCTTGTTTATCGAGCACAACTAGTCTATTCTTTAAGAAAATATGGACTGGTGTTTGGTGCTATCTATAAGAATAACTTACAAAAAGAACCTCTTTTGATGGGGTATAGCATGAAAGGGAATGATCACTTAGCATGTCTTGTAATGAAGAACTGGAGAAAGAGTGGACTATTCTTAATGGCTTATTATGGAATACCAGCAGAAGGGGATTTGTTTGATTACTCAATTGACAATAAGTGGATTGATGATAGACCTGATATTCATTATCAAAGGAAACACTCCATGAGTACAGCAGTTCTAAAAGGGATTGGAATGGTAAAGATAGGTTGGCGATTTAATAAAGGAAAGACCCACAAAAAGATGAAGCGTCAGGACCTAGAAGAGAAAAAAGAGATAACAAATAGTACTGTCTTTTAA
- a CDS encoding 3'-5' exonuclease, protein MNLNLKNPIVFLDLETTGLDIVNDRIIEFAFLKINIDGSEEELEMRINPEKKISKEAMKVHHITDEDVANCSTFKEKAKEVARFIEGCDLAGFNSNRFDIPLLSEEFLRSGVDIDLKKRKFVDVQTIFHKMEKRTLAAAFKMYCNQEMENAHSAMYDTRATYEVLKAQLDRYENTEVEDNGKAIIPIQNDIKALSEFSCYDHNVDFAGRIVYNNKKIPVFNFGKNKGRPVLEVLEEQPGYYGWMLGGDFPLYTKKVLTQIRLDDKLKK, encoded by the coding sequence ATGAACTTAAATTTAAAGAACCCTATTGTTTTTCTTGACCTTGAGACCACAGGTCTAGATATCGTAAATGATCGTATTATAGAGTTTGCTTTCTTAAAAATCAATATTGATGGAAGTGAAGAAGAACTTGAGATGCGAATCAATCCTGAGAAGAAAATTTCAAAAGAGGCAATGAAAGTACACCATATCACAGACGAAGATGTGGCAAATTGTTCGACATTTAAGGAAAAAGCAAAAGAGGTCGCTCGTTTTATTGAAGGATGTGACCTTGCTGGTTTTAACTCGAATCGTTTTGACATTCCTCTTCTTTCAGAAGAATTTCTCCGTTCTGGTGTAGATATTGACCTTAAAAAACGAAAGTTCGTAGACGTACAGACTATTTTCCATAAAATGGAGAAAAGAACATTGGCTGCAGCATTTAAAATGTATTGTAATCAGGAGATGGAGAATGCACACTCTGCAATGTATGATACTCGTGCGACATATGAAGTATTGAAAGCACAATTAGATCGCTATGAAAATACAGAGGTCGAAGATAATGGCAAAGCGATTATTCCAATTCAAAATGATATCAAAGCACTTTCTGAGTTTTCTTGTTACGACCATAATGTTGATTTTGCAGGACGTATCGTTTATAATAACAAAAAGATTCCTGTCTTTAACTTTGGAAAGAACAAAGGTCGTCCAGTGCTAGAAGTTCTAGAAGAACAACCTGGATATTATGGATGGATGCTTGGTGGAGACTTCCCTCTGTATACAAAAAAGGTATTAACCCAAATACGTTTAGATGATAAACTGAAAAAATAA
- a CDS encoding fumarylacetoacetate hydrolase family protein: MKIICIGRNYAKHAEELNNQIPQEPVFFLKPDSSILQKNKPFYIPDFTNEVHYEVEVLFRINRLGKNISTKFAPRYYAEVGLGIDFTARDLQRNLKDKGLPWEKAKAFDSSAVLGTFIPIEEIEDVNNIEFSLVKNGEPVQEGNTSNMLFNIDQLVAHTSKYMTLKIGDIIFSGTPEGVGKVKIGDRLQGFIGEQMMFDFMVK; encoded by the coding sequence ATGAAAATTATTTGTATTGGAAGAAACTATGCAAAACATGCGGAGGAACTAAATAATCAAATTCCTCAAGAGCCTGTCTTCTTTCTCAAGCCAGACTCTTCAATTCTACAGAAGAATAAACCATTCTACATACCGGACTTTACCAATGAAGTTCATTATGAGGTTGAAGTGTTGTTTCGAATTAATAGGTTAGGAAAAAACATCTCCACTAAATTTGCTCCACGCTATTATGCTGAAGTGGGATTAGGTATCGATTTTACTGCAAGAGATCTCCAGAGGAATCTAAAGGACAAAGGGTTGCCGTGGGAAAAAGCCAAGGCATTCGACTCTTCAGCAGTTCTTGGAACCTTTATTCCAATAGAAGAGATTGAGGATGTAAATAATATTGAATTTTCTCTAGTGAAAAATGGAGAGCCTGTTCAAGAAGGAAACACTTCAAATATGCTTTTTAATATCGATCAATTGGTAGCACATACTTCTAAGTATATGACATTAAAAATCGGAGATATTATCTTTTCGGGAACCCCTGAAGGAGTAGGAAAAGTAAAAATTGGAGATCGTCTACAAGGATTTATTGGAGAGCAGATGATGTTCGATTTTATGGTGAAATAG